One genomic segment of Aphelocoma coerulescens isolate FSJ_1873_10779 unplaced genomic scaffold, UR_Acoe_1.0 HiC_scaffold_75, whole genome shotgun sequence includes these proteins:
- the LOC138102440 gene encoding uncharacterized protein, translated as MTENPSAKVKAAFYALLAKHNARPSPGGEEWAQNNWFNLDYVTDRVYSLQHETRFKFGRNKTIICSVLGACLAAAIDHRLKRCTEEKAIIDSLQSLVEILQKQLDEEKNKNHLLEAALKEEYFRNSKNADSPKETEEKETPHIDQIYPQKELILVKNCGENCCPHVRPLIKTEYNYINDEDFEPHITTKQIPYSAVELARLKKEYGRLPHESETEYVFRVSLTGGDQIQLTEQEASGYWGHGVFLTTGDKRGTWSLTQRAAFWAGGLNPLERGDPLAIIGTPEQLLESVHKAACLQMIHERKLTPGYESPMQLPVKPALMTPLIRGLPESLKPTAIALQKTIAAVGPVERLDRFLGNPSDQTGSTDPGFTPYSTPSQPPGSQSNSPAGDRKVWTWSEVAKDLIDYSRKYGPIKIPEEKLDKTKGVRYIRAPHGEKPENVKQISNRQHWWLLGIKKGVPRDVMDGLPLDKLSKVVSNWHCRKPVLPNPSVQPSAPLLPQNLGSESDQPLPQSLCSEPKQPLPQNQGN; from the coding sequence atgactgaaaaccccAGTGCAAAAGTTAAAGCTGCGTTTTATGCTCTGCTAGCAAAACATAATGCCCGGCCCTCTCCGGGAGGGGAAGAATGGGCTCAAAATAACTGGTTTAATTTGGATTATGTGACTGATAGAGTATATTCTTTACAACATGAGACTAGATTTAAATTTGGCCgaaataaaaccataatctgctctgttttagggGCATGCCTTGCGGCAGCCATAGATCATCGCTTAAAGCGATGTACTGAAGAGAAAGCGATCATAGATTCCCTTCAAAGCCtagtggaaattttacaaaaacaattagatgaagaaaaaaataaaaatcacttgctagaggctgctttaaaagaggaatattttagaaattcGAAAAATGCTGACTCaccaaaagagacagaggaaaaggaaactccTCACATTGACCAAATATACCCCCAAAAAGAACTAATACTAGTAAAAAATTGTGGAGAAAACTGCTGCCCTCATGTGAGAcctctgattaaaactgaatataATTATATCAATGATGAAGATTTTGAACCGCATATCACCACTAAACAAATACCATACAGTGCTGTTGAATTAGCTAGATTAAAAAAGGAGTATGGGCGGCTTCCCCACGAATCTGAGACAGAATATGTCTTCCGAGTGTCTCTCACCGGAGGAGACCAAATTCAATTAACTGAACAGGAGGCCAGTGGATACTGGGGACATGGAGTTTTCTTGACAACAGGAGACAAACGTGGCACGTGGTCCCTGACTCAGCGTGCAGCCTTCTGGGCCGGGGGACTCAATCCTTTAGAAAGGGGAGACCCTTTAGCTATAATTGGTACCCCCGAGCAACTCCTAGAAAGTGTCCACAAAGCTGCCTGTTTGCAAATGAtccatgaaagaaaattaactcctggATATGAATCCCCCATGCAATTACCTGTTAAACCTGCACTGATGACCCCTTTAATTCGAGGCCTTCCAGAATCACTCAAACCTACAGCAATTGCCCTTCAAAAAACCATAGCGGCTGTAGGTCCCGTAGAAAGGCTAGATAGATTCCTTGGAAACCCAAGCGACCAAACTGGATCTACCGATCCTGGGTTTACTCCCTATTCAACCCCCTCTCAGCCGCCAGGTTCACAATCGAATTCACCTGCGGGTGATCGCAAAGTTTGGACATGGAGTGAAGTTGCAAAAGATCTGATTGATTACAGTAGAAAATATGGACCTATaaaaattccagaagaaaaattagaCAAAACAAAAGGTGTCAGGTACATTCGGGCTCCTCATGGCGAAAAGCCAGAGAATGTAAAACAGATCTCTAACCGTCAGCATTGGTGGTTATTAGGCATCAAAAAGGGGGTCCCCAGAGATGTGATGGATGGCTTACCCCTTGATAAATTGAGTAAGGTAGTGTCTAACTGGCACTGCCGAAAACCCGTTCTACCAAATCCATCAGTTCAACCCagtgcacccctcctccctcagaaTCTGGGCAGTGAGTCAGACCAACCACTCCCTCAAAGTCTGTGCAGTGAGCCAAAACAACCTCTCcctcaaaaccagggaaactaG